GCTGATTTGCTTTTCAGTGGTAGATTGAAGCTTTCCTGTACACAAGTATATACCTAATTCCCAGGACAACTAATTCAGCTATTTTTACATCCCCTTAGTGAATGAGGCTGAAAAAGAACTGGCctgtattaaatgaaataaagtctGGAGATTTTTAAACCACCACAGATGTAGTCAACAAGTTAAATAATGAGCTCTCTGACAGGAGCGTTTCATGTTTAAAATTCTGGTTGTGTGCTACACTGCTTTCCTTGTACTCCCTTGTTAGCTGTAGGCACCATTAAAGGTTCAATTTCTTGCACGTTgatttattttcagaattatcaaaaaaaaatcttagattcAATGAGTTCTTACATAGATTCCAAAAGTTAgttttttttgtcattctgaTACTCTAAAGTGTGTCATGTtgataacttttatttttgtacattattgtgacttacattttgtttttaaagatgagaCTTTCATTTTTAGTGATCATATCCTGCTTTGCTGGGCCTCAACTGTACTTTTCTGGGCTTTTCATCTTTGATGGTAAATTTTGAGAGGAATGAATAAGTCATTTCTGAGCCATgatttgaaggaaattaaaaaaaaaaagaaagcctttcCCAGACCATCCCTCCAAGTAGCACTCCTGACTCAAGGCAGCACAGTGACCTGCTTGTGTCTGAATGTGAACTGGGGTCTGGATGAGGGAAATTGGGGGCCTACAAAAGAGCTCTGGAGAAAGTTTGAAAGCACAGAGTGAAACCAAATTTGTTTTCTACATTTTGCCTCAGGTTTGACTTTTGAAGAGGAAAGACCTCTAAAAACAATTTAAGAGAACCGTGACTGAGTAACTTGGAGAATATCTTAATGCAGTGAAGGGCTATTATACAACTAGTCATCTCAAAACAGAGCATGACTAAATGGGTCTAATTGGCATGAAATAGAATATGTGATATTTGTTTAGGTAAAAGGAAAAATTCCTACTggtaaaaactaaaataactgGCCAAGGAGACTTGGTCATCTTATTTGCAGAACAGAGACCCCTTTAAAGGATTGGTGTGATCAGTCCTTCCAGAGCCAGGATTCCGAGAGGAAGGCTGGCTCTGTGGAGGCCAGGATGGTTTCACTGGGTGCCAGGAACTGGCATCAGCTGGGAAAGGGAGAAGCAAGATCTTTACTCAGATGTAGGGACAGGAAAACATACCATGGTACAGAACACATAATAGCTGTGTAATAAATACTGATGAGTTGATAAAGAAATGGAGTCTTAGAAGCCATTTGAATGTCACTTTTGTTAGCAGGTGACACTGACTTACAGTCTTCTGGTTCTCATTGGCACAAGATTACTTCATAACACATATTGCACAAAACTCTGTGACAGGTTTCCACAGAGAAAGCTTTCCACCCAGTCTCTGCTGCTCTGCCAGAAGGTCAGGCATAAGCTGTCTAAGTCATTGCTCCTGGTGGCCCAGCCTGCCTGCTCCTATGAAAGGCCATGAGTCTGTCTCTGTACCTCAGCTGCAAACTCCACTGGTGTCAGGCAGCCTTGGTCATAGTCAGGAATCATTCAACATGGCAGTGATTGTGGCAGCTGTGACTCCTTTTTGGCAACAGACCTCAGGCCTTTATGAAGCCCTCAGAGGCTCAAACTGGAAGATGtcttttttgaaattaaataaatgagaatCAGCTCATCCATCTTTAGAGGAAGCTGATTATGGCCATTCTTTTGAGGGGAGTTGTTTACTTTTCAGGGGAGCTTGCTGTTCCCCTGCCAGTACaacttttcttctacttttttctttttccatctgcAAAGCAGCAGCATCTTAAAGGTTTTCCTGAAGGTTTTGTTGCAGAGGGCATAGCAAATGGGGTTAACAGTGCTGTTGACGTAGCACAACCAGTAACCCAAGTGCCACAAGGTGACCGGAACACATTTGTCACAGAAGGTGGAGACCAGGACCATGATGTTATACGGAGTCCACGTGATGATAAAGGCCAGGAGAATGGCACTCAGGGTCTGGGCTGCTTTCCTCTCCTTGACCAGGACCATTCTCTTCCGTTTGGTCATTTGGTGGCTGAGGTTGGGATCAAGGCCTTTTGGGGAAGAGTCCTTGGACACTGGGAAGGAGCAGGGCATGATTTTCACCTTGTGGCAGCCATTGTTGGTCTTCTGGGTCCCATCAGCCTTTACCACTAATCGGCACTTATAGGCCCCACATTTTTGATTCTTGGGTCTGTGAGCAGCAGTTGGAGACAGGAAGCATTTCTGGGCGTCATAGTTGTTTTTTGCAGTTAGAGCTTTCACAAAAGTTTCCTTGGTCTCTTTAGCATGGCATTCTTCCCTGGGGCTTTCCTTGCCTTGAGTCTCATAGACCAGCTGGAAGACAGGGTCAGCGGTGGGCTTGTCCTCATCCTCTGAGGAGGCATAGCTGCTGCAGGTTGTGAGCGGCTCAGCTTTCGCCCACTCCAGGCTTGGGCCACTGGCTTGGGACGGCTTCCCAGGGGTGGAGGTGCTTCTGTGGGAGGATGACCACGAGGCTTGGTTCCTTCCCCTCTGGGCCAGTGTGGGTTGAGGGCAGCTGAGGCAGGACCTGAGCAGGGCTTTGTGGGCTGGCTTTCTCTTCTCGGCTCCGGCCATGGAGTCAGAGCCCTGCAGGTCAGCCAGGTCCTTGGTCCGCTTCTCTGTTTCCCGGTAGATTCGGCAGTAGAGGATTGTCATGACAGAAACAGGGATGTAGAAGGCAGCAATGGCAGTGCCAAAAGTGATGGTGGGCTCCGAGAGGAACTGAATCTGGCACTCATCTGCTGGTACTGTCCGCTGCCCAACCAGGTACTGCCAGCAGAGGATTGCTGGGGCCCAGAGGATGAAGGAGACCAGCCAGGCCAAGCCAATCATGATGCCAGCCCTTCTGGGCGTGCGCTTGGCCCGATAGGTCAGGGGTCTTGTGATAGAAAAGTAACGGTCAAAACTAATCACCAGGAGGTTCATGACGGAAGCATTGCTAGCCACGTAGTCCAGTGCAAGCCAAAGGTCACAAGCCAGACTCCCGAGAGCCCAGCGTCCCATGAGGATATAGGTGGTGTAGAGGTTCATGGAGAAGATCCCAATGATGAGGTCTGCACAGGCTAAGCTGAGCAGGTAATAGTTGTTCACCGTCTTCAGCTGACTGTTCACTTGGAAGGAGATCATGACTAAGACATTGCCCACAATGGTGATCAGGCTTACCACGGCAGTCACAGCAGCAATGGTGATGACTTCCCACAGCCCGTGACGCTCCAGAGGCTGGTGATTCACTGGGGTGCCATTGACAGTGGTTGCATTGTGGTAAGATTCCCCTTCCATCCTGGTGCAAGACCTTATTTTAGGATTAAGTTGTAGGACTAGACTGTTCTCTTGTCTCACCTCTCCTTGGCCAACTTCTGGAAGACAGGGAAACACATTAGCTCCACTCACCAGCATGAATTTCTTTACCGCTCATTGTCTATCATTTTTGACAGAGTATTAAGTGTGGCCACACACATATTCAGAGCAATATGCTGAAAGCTCTAAAGTTTGCATAGAATTTTTATAATGGCATCATCCCTTTGCTTTTTATAATTAACCAGTGCCTGAGAGCCTTTCTAGCATATGAGGCTGCTGCCCTCTTGTGGTTACACTAGGTAATTTAAAAAAGGGCTGGGAAAATAAGCGGGAATTCCATCTTGTAGGGATAATCAGTGTTAACAGTTTAGTAGGTATTTTGACAGCTTTACCCTATGCATATGTAACAAATATGAAACAcgattatttttaaatgggtgaaGTTTTAATGTTTAcactctgaattttgttttttacttaacAAATCATCAGGACTTCTTTTGTATCAGCACATATTTTGGaccaaagctttttttttttcatttaaatgactGCAATTATCCTATTTAATGGGTATGCTATATTTAATCAACCCATTGACAAattccaacttttaaaaataaaaggaaaatttcctTTTCTAGGTTAAAATCTATGTGCAGTATAAAAAGCTCCAATGGTTAAAAAAGTGTAACTGGTAAAAGAGAGATCCCCTCTCACCTCTGACCTCCAAGATCCAAATCCCCCTTTTCCAGAAGTAACCACTATTAACATTTCTTATCTTTCCTTCCAGAGACATAACATATGCATGCaatatatatttgataatatGTGAAAGATACCATTTCAATTATAATATTCAGGTACCATGACATGATGATAGTGAAGGGAGAAGTCTTTTTAATGATGCTCAAATTGTAGCATGTGGGCAATACCTGCTCTGCTTACTGGCTGGTTTTGATACTTGTTTGATAATTGGTATAAAGAAGACAAACTTGTGAAGGCTATAGATTTTCTtggcattgttttatattttcaactatattttagatgtttttcTAATGCCTCAAATTCAATAAGGAATTGAATTGATAGTGCCTTATATCAGAAAGGCTTCCTGATCTTGCACCTTTCACCCTCACATCCAAATTAATGCAGTCCAATCAACCCATGAAATATCCCTTTCatgggttcctttttattcttgcaGCTCCCACTCTGGTCCAGCCTTCAGTTACCTTATGCCCATTACTCCTAAGGCATCAAAGCAAATTCCCAAGATGCCAGGTCATCAGACAGAGAGTCCCTAGCACCTGAAAAGACCAAAGTTACTCTACACCCTACAATTCTATGGACAAATTCCATCATGGACTTGTTCTGGTTGTCAGATCTAAGCTGCACAGTTCAAGAAAAGACATACTGAAATCCCTTCCTTTCTCAttcacttcttttcttccttcccttaatacatatttactgaATGTCTCTTGTGTGACAGATTCTCAAGCTGGAGATACTATGGAAAATGACACCAGTGGGGATATAAACAGGTAATAAGTATCAGGGTCAGAGCACTGCATGTCAGAGGTGCACATGGGAAGGACATCAAACCCAGTCCAGTGGAGTAGAGGAAGCACTTCCTGAGGAAAAGATGTCTAACTGAGACTTAAAGCATGAGTGGGCTTTAGCTAAGCCATGGCggtatgtgtgtgagtgggctGGGGAAACAGTTAGCCTCCGATGGGAAGGGCATGTGTGTAAGCCCAGAGATGAAAGTAAGCCTTATGTTGGAGGGAGCTTGAGAAGTGAGAGGTGAGACTAGAAAGGTTGAGGGTGGGGTAGGAGGGACAGGAGTAGACTTGAAAGAAAAATCCACTTTCTAGGGGAACTCTGTCAGCTATTTCCAGACTCCCTGTCTTCTCTGAAGGCAGTCCCAACATACAGGGTGTTGGGGGCATTAGTCTGGAGAGAAGTAATAAAATGAACTGATGGCTGAATTTTTCTAATCAAgtcttcaaaatagaaataaacagtgTTTTGGAAggatttaat
This is a stretch of genomic DNA from Manis javanica isolate MJ-LG chromosome 8, MJ_LKY, whole genome shotgun sequence. It encodes these proteins:
- the CHRM5 gene encoding muscarinic acetylcholine receptor M5 translates to MEGESYHNATTVNGTPVNHQPLERHGLWEVITIAAVTAVVSLITIVGNVLVMISFQVNSQLKTVNNYYLLSLACADLIIGIFSMNLYTTYILMGRWALGSLACDLWLALDYVASNASVMNLLVISFDRYFSITRPLTYRAKRTPRRAGIMIGLAWLVSFILWAPAILCWQYLVGQRTVPADECQIQFLSEPTITFGTAIAAFYIPVSVMTILYCRIYRETEKRTKDLADLQGSDSMAGAEKRKPAHKALLRSCLSCPQPTLAQRGRNQASWSSSHRSTSTPGKPSQASGPSLEWAKAEPLTTCSSYASSEDEDKPTADPVFQLVYETQGKESPREECHAKETKETFVKALTAKNNYDAQKCFLSPTAAHRPKNQKCGAYKCRLVVKADGTQKTNNGCHKVKIMPCSFPVSKDSSPKGLDPNLSHQMTKRKRMVLVKERKAAQTLSAILLAFIITWTPYNIMVLVSTFCDKCVPVTLWHLGYWLCYVNSTVNPICYALCNKTFRKTFKMLLLCRWKKKKVEEKLYWQGNSKLP